One window of the Lysobacter sp. S4-A87 genome contains the following:
- the mfd gene encoding transcription-repair coupling factor, protein MPKTDFPTPPLPKAGQQRAWWRAPASPSALAFHIASAARAHTGPVLAVARDNHTAHQLESDLQTLLAGQAEVPVLAFPDWETLPYDIFSPHPDIVSQRLSALHRLPTLKRGIVIVPVQTLLQRLAPLKHIVGGSFDVKLGQRLDLDAEKRRLESAGYRHVPQVLDPGDFAVRGGLLDVYPMGAEQPFRVELLDDEIDTIRAFDPESQRSLDKIDSVHLLPGREVPLDDASLKRALDALRDRFDLDTRRSALYQDLKAGLTPPGIEYYLPLFFDKTATLFDYLAADTLPVIGDGALEAAEQFWSNTGERYEQRRHDLERPLLPPDALYLAPNALRERLNEGNRVEVCGEGHPQRDRAEALGDQPAPALPIAARDHAPADALKSFLGSYPGRVLIAADSAGRREALLELLQAADLRPEVVSGWPAFAPPQGQSRFAIAVAPFDDGFAISEPALAVLTERQLFPERASQPRRRRRVGREPEAIIRDLGELSEGAPIVHEDHGVGRYRGLITLEAGGLPGEYLEIEYAKGDRLYVPVAQLHLINRYSGASDETAPLHSLGGEQWTKAKRKAAEKVRDVAAELLEIQAKRQARAGLAIDIDRSMYEPFAAAFPFEETPDQHAAIEAVIRDLGSSQPMDRVICGDVGFGKTEVAVRAAFVAAAAGKQVAVLVPTTLLAEQHYRTMRDRFADWPLKVEVLSRFKTAKEIKAELEKVAEGKIDVVVGTHRLLQPDVRFKDLGAVIVDEEQRFGVRQKEALKALRANVHLLTMTATPIPRTLNMAMAGLRDLSIIATPPAHRLAVQTFVVPWDDAQLREAFQRELSRGGQVYFLHNDVESIGRMQRQLEELVPEARIGVAHGQMPERELERVMLDFHKQRFNVLLSTTIIESGIDIPNANTIIMNRADKFGLAQLHQLRGRVGRSHHRAYAYLVVPDKKSITADARKRLDAIAAMDELGAGFTLATHDLEIRGAGELLGEEQSGQMAEVGFSLYTELLERAVRSIKRGELPDVDGSHARGADVELHVPALIPDDYLPDVHTRLTLYKRISGARDGDELRELQVEMIDRFGLLPDAAKHLFAIAELKQRATALGIRKLDLGEKGGRVQFVEKPNVDPMAIIRLIQGQPKLYRMEGPDKLRMTLDLPDAQSRLLAARGMVTALQPA, encoded by the coding sequence ATGCCGAAGACCGATTTCCCCACTCCGCCCTTGCCGAAGGCCGGACAGCAGCGCGCCTGGTGGCGCGCGCCGGCATCGCCTTCCGCACTGGCCTTCCACATCGCCTCGGCGGCCCGCGCGCACACGGGACCGGTGCTCGCAGTCGCACGCGACAACCACACCGCGCACCAGCTGGAGTCCGACCTGCAGACGCTGCTGGCCGGACAGGCCGAAGTGCCGGTGCTGGCATTCCCGGACTGGGAAACCCTGCCCTACGACATCTTCAGCCCGCACCCGGACATCGTCAGCCAGCGCCTGTCGGCACTGCACCGACTGCCCACGCTCAAGCGCGGCATCGTGATCGTGCCGGTGCAGACCCTGCTGCAGCGGCTGGCACCGCTCAAGCACATCGTCGGCGGCAGCTTCGACGTGAAGCTGGGCCAGCGCCTGGACCTGGACGCGGAGAAGCGCCGGCTCGAATCGGCCGGCTACCGTCACGTACCGCAGGTGCTGGACCCGGGCGATTTCGCCGTGCGCGGCGGCCTGCTCGATGTCTATCCGATGGGCGCCGAGCAACCGTTCCGCGTCGAGCTGCTCGACGACGAGATCGACACCATCCGCGCGTTCGATCCGGAATCGCAACGCTCGCTCGACAAGATCGATTCGGTGCACTTGTTGCCGGGCCGCGAAGTCCCGCTCGATGACGCCTCGCTCAAGCGCGCGCTCGACGCCCTGCGCGACCGTTTCGACCTCGATACCCGCCGCAGCGCGCTGTACCAGGACCTCAAGGCCGGGCTGACGCCACCGGGAATCGAGTACTACCTGCCGTTGTTCTTCGACAAGACCGCGACGCTGTTCGACTACCTCGCCGCCGATACCTTGCCGGTGATCGGCGACGGCGCACTGGAGGCGGCCGAACAGTTCTGGAGCAACACCGGCGAACGCTACGAGCAGCGACGCCACGATCTCGAGCGGCCGCTGCTGCCGCCGGATGCGTTGTACCTGGCGCCGAATGCGCTGCGTGAGCGCCTCAATGAAGGCAACCGCGTCGAAGTCTGCGGCGAAGGCCATCCGCAGCGCGACCGCGCCGAAGCGCTCGGCGACCAGCCGGCACCGGCGCTGCCGATCGCAGCGCGCGACCACGCCCCAGCCGATGCATTGAAGTCTTTCCTTGGCAGCTATCCGGGACGCGTGCTGATCGCTGCCGATTCGGCCGGGCGTCGAGAAGCGCTGCTGGAGCTGCTGCAGGCAGCGGACCTGAGGCCCGAGGTCGTGTCAGGCTGGCCGGCATTCGCGCCGCCGCAGGGGCAGAGTCGGTTCGCGATCGCCGTCGCGCCGTTTGACGACGGCTTTGCCATCAGCGAGCCCGCGCTCGCGGTGCTGACCGAGCGCCAGCTCTTCCCCGAGCGCGCCAGCCAGCCGCGCCGGCGCCGCCGTGTCGGCCGCGAGCCCGAGGCGATCATCCGCGACCTGGGCGAGCTCAGCGAAGGCGCGCCGATCGTCCACGAGGATCATGGCGTCGGCCGTTACCGTGGCCTGATCACGCTGGAAGCCGGCGGCCTGCCGGGCGAGTACCTGGAGATCGAATACGCCAAGGGTGACCGCCTGTACGTGCCGGTCGCGCAACTGCACCTGATCAACCGCTACTCCGGCGCCTCCGACGAAACCGCGCCGCTGCACTCGCTCGGTGGCGAGCAGTGGACCAAGGCCAAGCGCAAGGCGGCAGAGAAGGTCCGCGATGTCGCCGCCGAGCTGCTGGAGATCCAGGCCAAGCGCCAGGCCCGCGCCGGCCTGGCGATCGACATCGACCGCAGCATGTACGAGCCATTCGCAGCTGCATTTCCATTCGAGGAAACACCCGACCAGCACGCTGCGATCGAAGCGGTCATCCGCGACCTGGGCTCCAGCCAGCCGATGGACCGGGTGATCTGCGGCGACGTCGGCTTCGGCAAGACCGAGGTCGCGGTGCGCGCGGCCTTCGTCGCCGCTGCCGCCGGCAAGCAGGTCGCCGTGCTGGTGCCGACCACGCTGCTGGCCGAGCAGCACTACCGCACCATGCGCGACCGCTTCGCCGACTGGCCGCTCAAGGTCGAGGTGCTGTCACGCTTCAAGACCGCCAAGGAGATCAAGGCCGAGCTGGAGAAGGTGGCCGAGGGCAAGATCGACGTCGTCGTCGGCACCCATCGCCTGCTGCAGCCGGACGTGCGCTTCAAGGACCTGGGCGCGGTGATCGTCGACGAGGAACAGCGCTTCGGCGTGCGCCAGAAGGAGGCGCTGAAGGCGCTGCGCGCCAACGTCCACCTGCTGACCATGACCGCCACCCCCATCCCGCGCACGCTCAACATGGCCATGGCAGGCCTGCGCGACCTGTCGATCATCGCCACCCCGCCCGCGCACCGCCTGGCGGTGCAGACCTTCGTGGTGCCGTGGGATGACGCGCAGCTGCGCGAAGCGTTCCAGCGCGAGCTCTCGCGCGGCGGCCAGGTGTACTTCCTGCACAACGACGTCGAAAGCATCGGCCGCATGCAGCGTCAGCTGGAGGAACTGGTGCCGGAGGCGCGTATCGGCGTCGCCCACGGCCAGATGCCCGAGCGCGAACTGGAACGGGTGATGCTCGACTTCCACAAGCAGCGCTTCAACGTGCTGCTGTCGACGACGATCATCGAATCGGGCATCGACATCCCCAACGCCAACACCATCATCATGAACCGCGCCGACAAGTTCGGCCTGGCACAGCTGCACCAGCTGCGTGGCCGCGTAGGCCGCAGCCACCACCGTGCCTATGCCTACCTGGTGGTCCCGGACAAGAAGTCGATCACCGCCGATGCACGCAAGCGCCTGGATGCGATCGCGGCCATGGACGAGCTCGGTGCCGGCTTCACCCTGGCCACGCACGACCTCGAGATCCGCGGCGCCGGCGAGCTGCTCGGCGAGGAACAGAGCGGACAGATGGCCGAGGTCGGCTTCAGCCTGTACACCGAGCTGCTCGAACGCGCGGTGCGCTCGATCAAGCGCGGCGAGCTGCCCGATGTCGATGGCAGCCATGCCCGCGGCGCCGACGTCGAGCTGCACGTGCCGGCGCTGATCCCGGATGACTACCTGCCGGACGTGCATACGCGCCTGACGCTGTACAAGCGCATCAGCGGCGCCCGCGACGGCGACGAACTGCGCGAGCTGCAGGTGGAGATGATCGACCGCTTCGGCCTGTTGCCCGACGCGGCCAAGCACCTGTTCGCCATTGCCGAACTCAAGCAGCGCGCGACCGCGCTGGGCATCCGCAAGCTTGATCTGGGCGAGAAGGGCGGGCGCGTGCAGTTCGTGGAGAAACCCAACGTCGACCCGATGGCGATCATCCGCCTGATCCAGGGCCAGCCCAAGCTCTATCGCATGGAAGGGCCGGACAAGCTGCGCATGACGCTGGACCTGCCGGATGCACAGTCGCGGCTGCTTGCGGCGCGCGGCATGGTCACGGCATTGCAGCCGGCCTGA
- a CDS encoding MmcQ/YjbR family DNA-binding protein: MNENTLRGWLEPWPGVEESVKWEDDLVFSVAGKMFCVICLRGPKAGSMSFKVEDERFLELTERPGFIPAPYLARAHWVYIEQPKRVPADELRALVRRSYELVREKLPKRTQRELAD, encoded by the coding sequence ATGAACGAGAACACGTTGCGCGGCTGGCTGGAGCCCTGGCCGGGGGTGGAGGAGTCGGTGAAGTGGGAGGACGACCTGGTCTTCTCGGTGGCCGGCAAGATGTTCTGCGTGATCTGCCTGCGCGGACCGAAGGCGGGGAGCATGAGCTTCAAGGTCGAGGACGAACGGTTCCTGGAGCTGACCGAGCGACCCGGGTTCATCCCGGCCCCGTACCTGGCCCGGGCGCACTGGGTGTACATCGAGCAGCCCAAGCGGGTTCCCGCCGACGAGCTGCGCGCCCTGGTGCGTCGCAGCTACGAGCTGGTCCGCGAAAAACTGCCCAAGCGCACGCAGCGCGAACTGGCCGACTGA
- a CDS encoding GNAT family N-acetyltransferase has product MAARERLPPWHERMRLPNGREVLIRPIRPEDAEPIRASFSLLEPEEVRQRFLYALKELTADMAERMARINPKTEFALVAAEPLPPGEALVGAVARIAIDENGKDAEFAILVSHYVAGMGLGRYLMTRLVKWARGKKLERVYGDVFEHNQAMLSLAESLGFQREFQQDAPGLIRVALDLKARKA; this is encoded by the coding sequence ATGGCCGCGCGCGAACGCCTCCCGCCTTGGCACGAAAGAATGCGCCTTCCCAACGGGCGCGAAGTGCTCATACGCCCGATTCGGCCGGAAGACGCCGAACCGATCCGCGCGAGCTTCTCCCTGCTTGAGCCCGAAGAGGTCCGACAGCGCTTCCTGTATGCGCTCAAGGAGCTCACCGCGGACATGGCCGAGCGGATGGCGCGGATCAACCCCAAGACTGAATTCGCACTGGTCGCGGCCGAGCCGCTGCCTCCGGGCGAAGCCCTGGTCGGCGCGGTGGCCCGCATTGCCATCGACGAGAACGGCAAGGATGCCGAGTTCGCCATCCTGGTCAGCCATTACGTGGCGGGCATGGGCCTGGGCCGGTACCTGATGACGCGTCTGGTGAAATGGGCCCGCGGCAAGAAGCTCGAGCGCGTGTACGGGGATGTGTTCGAGCACAACCAGGCGATGCTTTCGCTGGCCGAGTCACTGGGCTTCCAGCGCGAGTTCCAGCAGGACGCGCCGGGCCTGATCCGGGTCGCACTGGACCTGAAGGCACGCAAGGCCTGA
- a CDS encoding organic hydroperoxide resistance protein codes for MSLDKVLYTAHATATGGRDGRAVSSDNVLDIKLTTPRELGGGGGEGTNPEQLFAAGYSACFIGALKVVAAREKIALPADASIEGSVGIGPVGQAFGIQAELKISLPGLPREQAEALVEKAHQVCPYSNATRGNIDVTLTIV; via the coding sequence ATGTCGCTCGACAAAGTCCTCTACACCGCCCATGCCACCGCCACCGGCGGCCGCGACGGTCGCGCCGTCTCCTCCGACAACGTGCTCGACATCAAGCTCACCACGCCGCGTGAACTCGGCGGCGGCGGCGGCGAGGGCACCAATCCGGAGCAGCTGTTCGCAGCCGGCTACTCGGCCTGCTTCATCGGCGCGCTGAAGGTTGTCGCCGCGCGCGAGAAGATCGCACTGCCGGCCGACGCCAGCATCGAAGGCAGCGTCGGCATCGGCCCGGTTGGCCAGGCCTTCGGCATCCAGGCCGAGCTGAAGATCTCGCTGCCGGGCCTGCCGCGCGAGCAGGCTGAAGCGCTGGTCGAGAAGGCCCACCAGGTCTGCCCGTACTCGAACGCGACCCGCGGCAACATCGACGTCACCCTGACCATCGTCTGA
- the creB gene encoding two-component system response regulator CreB, whose product MHILLVEDEPAIADIVVHALRADGFETSHCLTGRDALALARGQSFDLAVLDVGLPDIGGFALCRELRRGRDLPVIFLTAHNAEAERILGLEIGGDDYVTKPFSPRELVARVRVVLRRAHHEAPAAAGGFVHDAEGKRITYRHQFLDLTRYEYGLLAALLQRPGAVLSRAQLMDRVWGNALDSGDRTVDTHIKTLRAKLREVAPELDPIRTHRGLGYSLDMGDGKAARE is encoded by the coding sequence ATGCACATCCTGCTGGTAGAAGACGAACCCGCCATCGCCGACATCGTCGTGCACGCGTTGCGTGCGGACGGGTTCGAGACGTCGCATTGCCTGACCGGCCGCGATGCGCTGGCCCTGGCGCGCGGCCAGTCGTTCGACCTGGCCGTGCTGGACGTCGGCCTCCCCGACATCGGCGGCTTCGCGTTGTGCCGTGAGTTGCGGCGCGGACGCGACCTGCCGGTGATCTTCCTGACCGCGCACAACGCCGAAGCCGAACGCATCCTCGGCCTGGAAATCGGCGGCGATGATTACGTGACCAAGCCGTTCTCGCCACGCGAACTGGTTGCGCGCGTGCGGGTGGTGCTGCGGCGCGCGCACCACGAGGCGCCGGCCGCGGCCGGTGGGTTCGTCCATGACGCCGAAGGCAAGCGCATCACCTACCGCCACCAGTTCCTCGACCTCACCCGCTACGAGTACGGACTGCTGGCGGCGCTGTTGCAGCGTCCGGGCGCGGTGCTGTCGCGCGCGCAGCTGATGGACCGCGTATGGGGCAATGCCCTCGACAGCGGTGACCGCACGGTTGATACCCACATCAAGACCCTGCGGGCGAAGCTGCGCGAGGTCGCGCCCGAACTCGACCCGATCCGCACCCACCGCGGCCTGGGTTATTCGCTGGACATGGGCGACGGCAAGGCGGCGCGCGAATGA
- a CDS encoding MarR family transcriptional regulator yields the protein MKTAATSKATRAKAPQTLDEQLCFALYSTGLALNKVYRKLLGPLGLTYPQYLAMLVLWERDQITVSEIGERLFLDSATLTPLLKRMQAAGLITRTRALDDERQVIIALTQEGRALKARARTVPAELVCAAECSLEEMVSLKQQLESLRGSLAKNA from the coding sequence ATGAAGACCGCAGCCACCAGCAAGGCAACCCGGGCCAAGGCGCCGCAGACGCTCGACGAGCAGCTCTGCTTCGCCCTGTACTCGACCGGGCTCGCGCTCAACAAGGTCTACCGCAAGCTGCTCGGCCCGCTCGGCCTGACGTACCCGCAGTACCTGGCGATGCTCGTGCTATGGGAGCGCGACCAGATCACGGTCAGCGAGATCGGCGAGCGCCTGTTCCTGGACTCGGCCACGCTGACGCCGCTGCTCAAGCGGATGCAGGCGGCCGGTCTGATCACCCGCACCCGCGCGCTCGACGACGAGCGCCAGGTGATCATCGCGCTGACGCAGGAAGGGCGCGCCCTCAAGGCCCGGGCGCGAACGGTTCCGGCCGAGCTGGTCTGCGCGGCGGAGTGCTCGCTCGAGGAAATGGTGTCGCTCAAGCAGCAGCTCGAGTCCCTGCGCGGGAGCCTGGCGAAGAACGCATGA
- the rlmJ gene encoding 23S rRNA (adenine(2030)-N(6))-methyltransferase RlmJ, whose product MNYRHAFHAGNHADVLKHIALLAICDALVAKPAPVFALDTHAGRGLYALDSNSAQRTGEAEGGIGRLIAEAPRHPAVARYLAAIRACRHEHGQASYPGSPWLLAHALREQDRIAACELQPEEAGQLKAVFERDPRVAVHARDGYAAMKALLPARIGETRYNRGLVLIDPPYEAQLEEFDTAIAALREGISRWPQGTFALWYPIKLRRALQPFYRRAAAIPAKSSFVAELQVRADDSPLRMNGSGLLVLNPPWQLDQSLAGVLPLLARVLGEGPGAASRVEWLVRAA is encoded by the coding sequence ATGAATTACCGTCACGCGTTCCACGCCGGCAACCATGCCGACGTGCTCAAGCACATCGCGCTGCTGGCGATCTGCGATGCCCTGGTCGCCAAGCCGGCGCCGGTGTTCGCACTCGATACCCACGCCGGCCGTGGTCTGTACGCGCTCGACAGCAATTCGGCGCAGCGCACCGGCGAGGCCGAGGGCGGCATCGGCCGGCTGATTGCCGAGGCGCCCAGGCATCCTGCGGTGGCCCGCTACCTGGCCGCGATCCGCGCCTGTCGCCACGAACATGGCCAGGCCAGCTATCCGGGCTCGCCCTGGCTGCTCGCCCACGCCCTGCGCGAGCAGGACCGCATCGCCGCCTGCGAACTGCAGCCGGAGGAAGCCGGCCAGCTCAAGGCCGTGTTCGAGCGCGACCCGCGCGTGGCCGTGCATGCGCGCGACGGCTATGCGGCGATGAAAGCCCTGCTGCCGGCCCGTATCGGCGAAACCCGTTACAACCGCGGCCTGGTACTGATCGACCCGCCGTACGAAGCGCAGCTGGAAGAGTTCGACACCGCCATCGCGGCACTGCGCGAAGGCATCAGCCGCTGGCCGCAGGGCACGTTCGCCCTGTGGTACCCGATCAAGCTGCGTCGCGCACTGCAGCCGTTCTACCGGCGTGCGGCGGCGATCCCGGCCAAGTCGTCGTTCGTGGCCGAACTGCAGGTCCGGGCCGACGACTCTCCGCTGCGCATGAACGGCAGCGGCCTGCTGGTACTCAACCCGCCCTGGCAGCTGGACCAGTCGCTGGCCGGCGTACTTCCGCTGCTGGCCAGGGTGCTCGGCGAAGGGCCGGGCGCGGCCAGCCGGGTGGAGTGGCTGGTGCGCGCGGCTTAG
- a CDS encoding class I SAM-dependent methyltransferase: MTVNEERLNQFLGHAVGDLGAAMSATLMLIGDQLGLYRALAKRPMNSVQLASETDTNERYVREWLGNQAAGGYVEYDAAADTYSLSPEQALCLADPGGPVDLPGAYSLVEATFHALERTKDNFRTGKGMEWGEHHPCLFHGTERFFRAGYNANLITSWLPALDGVIEKLKAGGKAADVGCGHGASTTLMAQAFPKSSFIGYDYHAGSIEVASERARQARVDNAYFEVADATGYRGDHFDLIAFFDCLHDMADPVGAARHALHALKPDGTCLLVEPFAGDSVEENLNPVGRVYYGASSQICVPVSLARNGPALGAQAGEARLRAVLEEAGFKRFRRATQTPFNLVLEARP, encoded by the coding sequence ATGACCGTAAACGAAGAACGCCTCAACCAGTTCCTTGGCCACGCCGTAGGCGACCTCGGCGCGGCGATGAGCGCCACGCTGATGCTGATCGGCGACCAGCTCGGCCTGTATCGCGCCCTGGCGAAACGACCCATGAACTCCGTGCAGCTGGCATCGGAAACCGACACCAACGAGCGCTATGTGCGCGAGTGGCTCGGCAACCAGGCCGCGGGTGGCTATGTCGAGTACGACGCGGCCGCCGACACGTATTCGCTCAGTCCCGAGCAGGCCCTGTGCCTGGCCGACCCGGGTGGACCGGTCGACCTGCCCGGCGCCTATTCGCTGGTCGAGGCGACGTTCCATGCGCTGGAGCGCACCAAGGACAACTTCCGGACCGGCAAGGGCATGGAATGGGGTGAGCACCACCCGTGTCTGTTCCACGGCACCGAGCGCTTCTTCCGCGCCGGTTACAACGCAAACCTGATCACCAGCTGGTTGCCGGCGCTCGACGGCGTGATCGAGAAACTCAAGGCCGGCGGCAAGGCCGCGGATGTCGGTTGCGGGCACGGCGCGAGCACGACGCTGATGGCGCAGGCGTTTCCAAAATCGAGCTTCATCGGCTACGACTACCACGCTGGCTCGATCGAGGTGGCCAGTGAACGCGCCCGCCAGGCGCGCGTCGACAACGCCTATTTCGAGGTCGCCGACGCCACCGGATACCGCGGCGACCACTTCGATCTGATCGCGTTCTTCGACTGCCTGCACGACATGGCCGACCCGGTCGGTGCAGCCCGGCATGCCCTGCACGCACTCAAGCCAGACGGCACCTGCCTGCTGGTCGAGCCGTTCGCTGGCGACAGCGTCGAGGAGAATCTCAATCCGGTCGGTCGCGTCTACTACGGCGCGTCATCGCAGATCTGCGTGCCGGTATCGCTGGCACGCAACGGACCGGCGCTCGGGGCGCAGGCCGGGGAAGCGCGATTGCGCGCGGTGCTGGAGGAAGCCGGATTCAAGCGCTTCCGCCGCGCCACGCAGACTCCGTTCAACCTGGTGCTCGAAGCGCGCCCGTAG
- a CDS encoding cation diffusion facilitator family transporter, translating to MAGGGDSTRAILFALGANFAIAVAKGVAAFFTGSSAMLAETVHSLADCGNQLLLLLGMRQARKPPSPEYPLGYGKAIYFWSFLVAVMLFTVGGMFSLYEGIHKLQHPEPIKHWYWAAGVLTFGIIAEAVSMRACLVEVNKARGDRNLWQWFRESRQAELVVIFGEDLAALFGLVFALVAVLLAAVTGNPLWDAIGTITIGALLIVVAVFVAIEVKAMLIGQSVDPARQKQMREFLDARPEITRVISLITLQLGNEVLVSVQAQMREEHSVGTLMDQINTVERALKQSFPEVRWSFFEPDRKAD from the coding sequence ATGGCAGGTGGTGGTGATTCGACCCGCGCGATCCTGTTTGCGCTGGGCGCCAATTTCGCGATCGCGGTCGCCAAGGGCGTGGCCGCGTTCTTCACCGGCTCAAGCGCGATGCTGGCAGAGACGGTGCATTCGCTGGCCGACTGCGGCAACCAGTTGCTGCTGTTGCTGGGCATGCGCCAGGCCCGCAAGCCGCCATCGCCGGAATACCCGCTCGGCTATGGCAAGGCGATCTACTTCTGGTCGTTCCTGGTGGCGGTGATGCTGTTCACCGTCGGCGGCATGTTCTCGCTGTACGAGGGCATCCACAAACTGCAGCATCCCGAACCGATCAAGCATTGGTACTGGGCTGCGGGCGTGCTGACGTTCGGCATCATTGCCGAGGCGGTGTCGATGCGGGCCTGCCTGGTCGAGGTCAACAAGGCGCGCGGCGACCGCAACCTGTGGCAGTGGTTCCGCGAGAGCCGCCAGGCCGAACTGGTGGTGATCTTCGGCGAGGACCTGGCGGCGCTGTTCGGCCTGGTGTTCGCGCTGGTGGCGGTGCTGCTGGCCGCGGTCACGGGCAATCCGCTGTGGGATGCGATCGGCACGATCACCATCGGTGCGTTGCTGATCGTGGTCGCGGTGTTCGTCGCGATCGAGGTCAAGGCGATGCTGATCGGGCAAAGTGTGGACCCTGCGCGTCAGAAGCAGATGCGCGAGTTCCTCGATGCGCGCCCGGAGATCACGCGCGTGATCAGCCTGATCACGCTGCAGCTGGGCAACGAGGTGCTGGTTTCGGTGCAGGCGCAGATGCGCGAGGAGCACAGCGTCGGGACTCTGATGGATCAGATCAATACGGTCGAGCGGGCGCTCAAGCAGAGTTTCCCGGAAGTGCGATGGAGCTTCTTCGAGCCGGATCGCAAGGCGGACTGA
- a CDS encoding phosphoglycerate mutase family protein gives MKFALPVLLALALLAGCASTPPPATTFILVRHAEKVPDGSKDPELTPAGLARADALAVRLADVPLDAVYSTDFRRTRQTAAPTARGHGLQVISYDAKEPAADFSSRLKREHSGQTVLVVGHSNTVPGIAAALCSCTVAEMSEAEYDRLTTVRVGADGKATLEEGRQ, from the coding sequence ATGAAGTTCGCCCTGCCCGTCCTGCTCGCCCTGGCCCTGCTCGCCGGTTGCGCGTCCACGCCACCGCCGGCAACCACTTTCATCCTGGTGCGCCACGCCGAGAAGGTGCCGGACGGATCCAAGGACCCGGAACTGACCCCCGCCGGCCTGGCCCGCGCCGATGCGCTGGCGGTGCGGTTGGCCGACGTGCCGCTCGACGCCGTCTATTCGACGGACTTCCGCCGGACCCGGCAGACGGCCGCGCCGACCGCCCGCGGGCACGGGCTGCAGGTCATCAGCTACGACGCCAAGGAGCCGGCGGCCGATTTCTCGTCGCGACTGAAGCGCGAGCACTCCGGCCAGACGGTGCTGGTGGTCGGCCACAGCAACACCGTTCCCGGCATTGCCGCCGCCTTGTGCAGTTGCACCGTTGCCGAGATGAGCGAAGCGGAGTACGACCGGCTGACGACCGTACGTGTCGGCGCGGATGGCAAGGCGACGCTCGAGGAAGGCCGGCAGTAG